One Syntrophorhabdaceae bacterium genomic window, TCAAGGAGAAGTTCTCACAGAAATGAAAAAACTTTGCCCCCTGATACTGATAGGGTTTCTCTTTATTCTATCTGTTTTTGTCTCCAATCTCTTTGCAAAAGACCTTTGCACTATCAGGATCAACGGCATTATCGGTCCTCCTGTTGCAGGATTTATCAAGGAGTCTATCGAAAAATGCAGCGGAAAAGGCAGTGAAGCGCTCCTGATTCTCCTTGATACGCCGGGAGGTCTTGATACCTCCATGAGGGACATTATCAAAAACATCATGGATTCCAGCGTGCCCGTCATCGTCTATGTGTACCCTTCGGGCGCGCGGGCAGCGTCCGCGGGGGCGATCATACTCCTTTCTTCACACATAGCAGCCATGGCGCCGGGTACCAACGTGGGAGCGGCGCATCCTGTGACCATCGGCAAAGAGAAGGTAGAGGAAGAGGTTGCCAAAAAGGCAGTGAATGACGCGGAGGCATACGCCCGCAGTATCGCGATGAAAAGAGGCAGGAACGTGGAATGGGCGGCAAAGGCCGTAAAGGAAAGCTCATCAATAACCGCCAAAGATGCCCTTGAAAAACATGTTATAGACGTTATGGCCGACAACATTGATGAGCTGCTTGCGAAGATAGACGGGAAAACGGTGGATGTGAGAGGCAAACAGGTGGCATTGAGGACAAAGGGCGCCGTCAGGGTTGATATCGAGATGCCCTTAAAGTACAGATTGCTTTCCTACCTCAGCGATCCGAATGTGGCCTATATCCTTATGATGATGGGTATATATGGCATCCTCTTCGAGATATACAGCCCCGGCACCATATTCCCGGGTGTTATAGGCGGCATATCCATTATCCTGGCGCTCTATGCGTTCCAGACAATACCGATCAGTTTCGCAGGGCTTGCGCTGATCTTCCTCGGCGTTATATTCTTCGTTCTTGAACTGAAGATCATAAGCCACGGGTTACTGGGCATTGCAGGTGTCATATCGATTGTGATAGGCTCTATTATGCTCATAGACCTGCCTTACAGTGTGTTGTCCATATCATGGAAGACGATACTTGTTGTAGCAATAGTGTCAGCGGCCTTCATCTTCGGTGTCCTTTCGTATGCCGTGAAGGCCCAATTGTCAAAGGTAAAAACCGGCATGGAAGGTCTTGTCGGAGAGACAGGGGTTGCAAGAACCGATATCGCCAACAAGGGCAAGGTGTCACTTCACGGCGAGATCTGGCAGGCCAGAAGCGATGAACGTATCGAAAAGGGCGAAGAGGTCATTGTGACCGGTGTAGAGAAGCTTGTAGTAAAGGTTCAAAAAAAAGGAGGGTAATATGCTGCCGGCCTATTTATTTGTAATAGTAATCATAATCTTTTTTCTTGCAAGCGCCATAAAGATACTCAATGAGTATGAGCGCGGTGTAATCTTCAGACTCGGGAGGGTGCTTGGCAGTCCGAAAGGGCCAGGTCTCATCATCCTGATCCCTATCGTGGACAGGATGGTCAAGGTGAGCCTCAGGACCGTTGTCCTCGATGTCCCGCCGCAGGACGTGATCACGCGGGACAACGTCTCCATCAAGGTCAATGCCGTGGTCTATTTCAGGGTCGTCGATGCACTTAAGGCGATCATTGATGTAGAGAACTACCTCTATGCAACGAGCCAGCTTTCACAGACGACCCTCCGGAGCGTCCTGGGCCAGGCGGAACTTGATGACCTGCTGTCACACAGGGAACAAATAAATGAGAGATTGCAGGAGATCCTTGATACGCATACAGAGTCCTGGGGTATCAAGGTATCGAATGTAGAGGTAAAGAACGTTGACCTCCCGCAGGAGATGCAGAGGGCAATCGCACGGCAGGCCGAAGCAGAACGCGAAAGAAGGGCGAAGATTATCAGTGCGGAAGGTGAATTTCAGGCCTCAACAAAACTTTCAGAGGCTGCCACCATCCTCTCCCAGAACCCCATGGCGCTCCAGTTGCGTTATCTCCAGACACTCATCGAGATCTCAACGGAGAAGAATTCAACGATCATCTTTCCTCTGCCTATTGACATCCTGAAGGTCTTTATGGAAAAAGCTAAAGGCTCCGAATAATGGCTGTGAAAAAGTGGATCATCATTGGGCTGCTGCTT contains:
- a CDS encoding nodulation protein NfeD; the encoded protein is MKKLCPLILIGFLFILSVFVSNLFAKDLCTIRINGIIGPPVAGFIKESIEKCSGKGSEALLILLDTPGGLDTSMRDIIKNIMDSSVPVIVYVYPSGARAASAGAIILLSSHIAAMAPGTNVGAAHPVTIGKEKVEEEVAKKAVNDAEAYARSIAMKRGRNVEWAAKAVKESSSITAKDALEKHVIDVMADNIDELLAKIDGKTVDVRGKQVALRTKGAVRVDIEMPLKYRLLSYLSDPNVAYILMMMGIYGILFEIYSPGTIFPGVIGGISIILALYAFQTIPISFAGLALIFLGVIFFVLELKIISHGLLGIAGVISIVIGSIMLIDLPYSVLSISWKTILVVAIVSAAFIFGVLSYAVKAQLSKVKTGMEGLVGETGVARTDIANKGKVSLHGEIWQARSDERIEKGEEVIVTGVEKLVVKVQKKGG
- a CDS encoding slipin family protein produces the protein MLPAYLFVIVIIIFFLASAIKILNEYERGVIFRLGRVLGSPKGPGLIILIPIVDRMVKVSLRTVVLDVPPQDVITRDNVSIKVNAVVYFRVVDALKAIIDVENYLYATSQLSQTTLRSVLGQAELDDLLSHREQINERLQEILDTHTESWGIKVSNVEVKNVDLPQEMQRAIARQAEAERERRAKIISAEGEFQASTKLSEAATILSQNPMALQLRYLQTLIEISTEKNSTIIFPLPIDILKVFMEKAKGSE